Proteins encoded together in one Bradyrhizobium sp. CB82 window:
- a CDS encoding molybdopterin cofactor-binding domain-containing protein codes for MTRHRGRGMASINYPIGMNLGGDPSQALVHSNPSGKFTVALSSIDLGQGMKSVTRQICAETLGVPVEDVYVDTADSDTGPHCMGSFASRGTHRVGNAVMAAAREARGVMMEAAAEELEVNAADLETDGRGNIHVKGAPHRSISTKDVAIAAQFRQGKTISGRGIFLVPLSGVDPETGEMSPATCYAHACLVAEVEVDDETGEVAMLRMDSAYELGRALNPRLVEQQLVGGAWMGVSHALYETPEPYYPDPVHGPRDFVEYLMPGPGDICPHDIAVLERPAPDGPFGAKGPGEMCANPVLPAIANAIFNAVGVRIDDLPITPEKVLRAIKAQGGARPQARR; via the coding sequence ATGACCCGACATCGTGGACGCGGCATGGCGTCGATCAACTATCCCATCGGCATGAATCTCGGCGGCGATCCGAGCCAGGCGCTGGTCCATTCCAACCCCAGCGGCAAGTTCACGGTGGCGCTGTCCTCGATCGACCTTGGCCAAGGGATGAAGTCCGTGACCCGCCAGATCTGCGCGGAGACGTTAGGCGTGCCGGTTGAGGACGTCTATGTTGACACGGCTGATTCAGATACCGGCCCACATTGCATGGGCTCGTTCGCCTCGCGCGGCACCCACCGCGTCGGCAATGCAGTGATGGCCGCCGCCCGCGAGGCGCGAGGCGTGATGATGGAGGCCGCCGCCGAGGAGCTCGAGGTCAACGCCGCCGATCTAGAGACCGACGGGCGCGGCAACATCCACGTCAAGGGCGCGCCGCACCGCTCGATCTCGACCAAGGACGTCGCCATCGCGGCACAGTTCAGGCAGGGCAAGACCATCTCCGGCCGCGGCATTTTTCTGGTGCCGCTCTCCGGCGTCGACCCGGAGACCGGCGAGATGTCGCCTGCGACCTGCTACGCTCACGCTTGCCTCGTGGCCGAGGTCGAGGTCGACGACGAGACCGGCGAGGTCGCGATGTTGCGCATGGATTCTGCCTATGAGCTCGGCCGCGCGCTCAACCCGCGCCTGGTCGAGCAGCAGCTCGTCGGCGGCGCCTGGATGGGCGTCAGCCATGCGCTCTACGAAACGCCAGAGCCTTATTATCCCGATCCCGTGCACGGCCCGCGCGACTTCGTCGAATATCTGATGCCCGGGCCCGGTGACATCTGCCCGCACGACATCGCCGTGCTGGAGCGCCCCGCTCCCGATGGCCCGTTCGGCGCCAAGGGCCCCGGCGAGATGTGCGCCAATCCGGTGCTGCCGGCCATTGCCAACGCGATCTTCAATGCCGTCGGCGTGCGCATCGACGACCTGCCAATCACGCCTGAAAAGGTGCTGCGCGCGATCAAGGCCCAGGGCGGCGCGCGGCCGCAGGCGCGGCGCTGA
- a CDS encoding MoxR family ATPase has protein sequence MAVRSTIVGIDSPEALEKALRAAYYLADEGLATAAYLGLALGKPLLLEGAPGVGKTEAAKAIAAVLGRRLIRLQCYEGIDASAALYEWNYPRQMLAIRQAGDESIDIYGETFLIERPMLAALRAPDSTVLLIDEIDRADQEFEAFLLEFLSDFQISIPERGTVRAAERPVVVLTSNRTRDLHEALRRRCVYHWIDYPTSEREARIVMMRASSVAEATARAVVAAVGKLRREPLSKAPGIAEAVDWAEAATLLHKGGARWPDAFRRSIGVALKDEEDLHFISPRLDALLAEASA, from the coding sequence GTGGCGGTTCGCAGCACCATCGTCGGCATCGACAGCCCCGAAGCGCTCGAGAAAGCGCTGCGCGCCGCCTATTACCTCGCCGACGAGGGGCTCGCGACCGCGGCCTATCTCGGCCTTGCGCTCGGCAAGCCATTGCTGCTCGAAGGCGCGCCGGGCGTCGGCAAGACCGAGGCGGCGAAAGCGATCGCCGCCGTGCTTGGGCGCCGCCTGATCCGCCTGCAATGCTATGAGGGCATCGACGCGTCCGCCGCGCTCTACGAGTGGAACTATCCGCGCCAGATGCTCGCGATCCGTCAGGCCGGCGACGAGAGCATCGACATCTATGGCGAGACGTTTTTGATCGAACGTCCCATGCTCGCCGCGCTGCGTGCGCCTGATTCCACCGTGCTGCTGATCGACGAAATCGATCGCGCCGACCAGGAGTTCGAGGCGTTCCTGCTCGAATTCCTGTCCGATTTCCAGATTTCCATTCCCGAGCGCGGCACGGTGCGCGCGGCCGAGCGGCCCGTCGTGGTGCTCACCTCGAACCGCACGCGTGACCTGCATGAAGCCTTGCGCCGCCGCTGCGTCTATCACTGGATCGACTATCCGACCTCCGAGCGCGAGGCGCGCATCGTGATGATGCGGGCCTCGAGCGTCGCCGAGGCAACGGCCCGTGCGGTCGTTGCCGCTGTCGGCAAGCTTCGGCGCGAGCCGCTGAGCAAGGCGCCGGGAATCGCCGAGGCCGTCGACTGGGCCGAGGCCGCGACGCTCCTTCACAAGGGCGGCGCGCGCTGGCCGGACGCGTTCAGGCGCTCGATCGGCGTGGCGCTCAAGGACGAGGAAGATTTGCACTTCATCTCGCCGCGGCTCGACGCCCTGCTTGCGGAGGCTTCCGCATGA
- a CDS encoding VWA domain-containing protein, producing the protein MSTEPQLPRAVRVFISFVALLRANGFAVAPEQTTSFLAAIELLGPRSLDDIRQAALATLAPPPERRATFDRLFDLHFRSSEAIERTDEGEDDESVRLQEEGRGDEEPLLSDEASESGLTATRAEALVERRFAVTSSSDALRHLAREAPRRLPKRRGHRRMRARRGPFADLRRTLRDTVRSDGEILRLGHLKRRQRPRKFLLLIDVSGSMKARTEENMKLAHALVQAAPTIEVFTFGTRLTRVTRALRIKRREQALNAAAHLVSDWDGGTRIGDALQAFLAVPRFGGYARGAAVVIVSDGLERGEPDALRDAVAKLSRRAWRVSWLTPLATGAGFRPQTEALVAIERFVDDLVDGGSSASIVAHVLAFGRRRAA; encoded by the coding sequence ATGAGCACCGAACCGCAATTGCCGCGCGCTGTGCGTGTCTTCATCTCCTTCGTGGCGCTTCTGCGCGCCAACGGTTTTGCCGTTGCGCCGGAACAGACCACGTCTTTCCTCGCCGCGATCGAGCTGCTCGGCCCGCGCAGCCTCGACGACATCCGGCAGGCCGCCCTCGCGACTCTGGCGCCGCCGCCCGAACGCCGTGCGACATTCGACCGGCTGTTCGATCTGCACTTCCGCAGCAGCGAGGCGATCGAGCGCACGGACGAGGGTGAGGACGACGAGAGCGTGCGGCTGCAAGAGGAAGGCCGCGGCGACGAGGAACCGCTGCTGTCCGATGAAGCCAGCGAGTCCGGGCTGACCGCCACACGCGCCGAGGCCCTGGTCGAGCGGCGGTTCGCGGTCACCTCGAGCAGCGATGCACTGCGCCACTTGGCGCGCGAGGCGCCGAGGCGCCTGCCGAAGCGGCGCGGCCATCGCCGCATGCGCGCGCGCCGCGGGCCCTTTGCGGACCTGCGCCGCACGTTGCGCGACACCGTCCGCAGCGATGGCGAGATTTTGCGGCTCGGACACCTCAAACGGCGGCAGCGCCCGCGCAAATTCCTGCTCCTGATCGACGTCTCCGGCTCGATGAAGGCCCGCACCGAGGAGAACATGAAGCTCGCGCACGCGCTGGTGCAGGCCGCGCCTACTATCGAGGTCTTCACCTTCGGCACGCGGCTGACCCGCGTGACCCGCGCATTGCGCATCAAGCGCCGGGAGCAGGCGCTCAATGCCGCCGCGCATCTCGTCAGCGACTGGGACGGCGGCACGCGAATCGGTGACGCGCTGCAAGCCTTCCTCGCCGTGCCACGTTTCGGCGGCTATGCCCGTGGTGCCGCGGTCGTCATCGTCTCCGATGGGCTGGAGCGCGGCGAGCCCGACGCGCTGCGCGACGCCGTTGCGAAATTGTCGCGGCGTGCCTGGCGGGTGAGCTGGCTGACGCCGCTCGCAACAGGTGCCGGGTTTCGCCCGCAGACCGAGGCCCTGGTCGCCATCGAACGCTTCGTCGACGATCTCGTCGATGGTGGTTCGAGCGCGTCGATCGTCGCGCATGTGTTGGCGTTCGGACGAAGGAGAGCGGCGTGA
- a CDS encoding amidohydrolase family protein, which translates to MTGIVDGHHHIWRQADLPWLTGPMQPRIFGAYEPIRRDYPIQEYLEDLKGTGVTRSVYVQTNWAIDRFEDETKWVQHTADEHGWPHAIVAYANFAADDIRPQLDRLKRYPLVRGVRMQLHWHENPLYRFAARPDLCLDPMIRRNIGYLADYGWSFDLQVFTPQMPDAAKLVETCPNVTFILQHAGMLEDLSPAGRAAWRAGMARLAACPNAVTKLSGLGTFIHRNDAAHIAAVLTDTVAIFGAERCLFGSNFPIEKLWTSYRELIDVFRAAAASLNAGQRDAIFETTAVRVYRL; encoded by the coding sequence GTGACCGGTATCGTCGACGGCCATCATCACATCTGGCGCCAGGCTGATCTGCCGTGGCTGACGGGCCCGATGCAGCCGCGCATCTTCGGCGCCTACGAGCCAATCCGGCGCGACTATCCAATTCAAGAATATCTCGAGGATCTCAAAGGCACCGGCGTCACCCGCTCGGTCTATGTCCAGACCAACTGGGCCATTGATCGCTTTGAGGACGAGACGAAGTGGGTGCAGCACACCGCCGATGAACACGGCTGGCCGCATGCCATCGTCGCCTATGCCAACTTCGCCGCAGACGACATCCGCCCGCAGCTCGACCGCCTGAAGCGCTATCCGCTGGTGCGCGGCGTGCGCATGCAGCTGCACTGGCACGAGAACCCGCTCTACCGCTTTGCGGCCCGGCCCGATCTCTGTCTCGACCCCATGATCCGGCGCAACATCGGATATCTCGCCGATTATGGCTGGAGCTTCGATCTCCAGGTGTTCACACCGCAGATGCCGGATGCAGCCAAGCTCGTCGAGACCTGCCCGAACGTGACTTTCATCCTCCAGCACGCGGGCATGCTGGAGGATCTTTCGCCGGCCGGCCGCGCCGCCTGGCGCGCGGGAATGGCGCGCCTCGCCGCATGTCCGAACGCGGTAACGAAGCTCTCCGGGCTCGGCACCTTCATTCACCGCAACGATGCCGCGCATATTGCGGCGGTGCTGACCGACACGGTCGCGATCTTCGGCGCCGAGCGCTGCCTGTTCGGATCGAATTTCCCGATCGAGAAATTGTGGACCAGCTATCGCGAGCTGATCGACGTCTTCCGCGCTGCCGCGGCGTCGCTGAACGCCGGGCAACGTGACGCAATCTTCGAGACAACCGCCGTGCGCGTCTATCGGCTCTGA
- a CDS encoding MBL fold metallo-hydrolase, with the protein MPLEIKILDYGDIELESSFLVLGRDCGRTRRVLTLGFLILGGPYPVVVDTGYRSNQIMETLGMRGLQYHEHMIENQLARHGVRMGDVRFVCHTHLHIDHAGKDDLFPMNTTVVVNRRELEYSVSGLMHPQYPAPDIKHLIDRLHTKSALRFLDLEITGPIELMPGVYCDAANAHTEGSMNIIVHTADGIATICGDVIYDFNDQIVTPFREIHDWEPRTTGNHGTTKRAEKAAIKKLLSSSRYLLPVHDRPAKIEGGNVVGRLHDQVPGPIVQSLPQRNWFPA; encoded by the coding sequence ATGCCGCTGGAGATCAAGATCCTCGACTATGGCGATATCGAGCTGGAATCGAGCTTTCTGGTGCTCGGCCGCGACTGCGGCCGCACCCGCCGCGTCCTCACCCTCGGCTTCCTGATCCTCGGAGGCCCGTACCCGGTCGTCGTCGACACCGGTTACCGCTCCAACCAGATCATGGAAACGCTGGGCATGCGGGGCTTGCAGTATCACGAGCACATGATCGAGAACCAGCTCGCGCGCCACGGCGTGCGCATGGGCGACGTCCGCTTCGTCTGTCATACCCATCTGCACATCGACCATGCCGGCAAGGACGACCTGTTCCCGATGAACACGACGGTGGTCGTCAACCGCCGCGAGCTCGAATATTCGGTGTCCGGCCTGATGCATCCGCAATACCCGGCCCCCGACATCAAGCACCTGATCGACCGCCTGCACACCAAGAGCGCGCTGCGCTTCCTCGACCTCGAAATCACCGGTCCCATCGAGCTGATGCCCGGCGTCTATTGCGACGCCGCGAACGCGCACACCGAAGGTTCGATGAACATCATCGTCCACACTGCCGACGGCATCGCGACCATCTGCGGCGACGTGATCTATGATTTCAACGACCAGATCGTCACGCCCTTTCGCGAAATCCACGACTGGGAGCCGCGCACGACCGGCAATCACGGCACGACCAAGCGCGCCGAGAAGGCTGCAATCAAGAAACTCCTGAGTAGTTCGCGCTATCTGCTGCCGGTACACGACCGGCCCGCCAAGATCGAGGGCGGCAATGTCGTGGGACGGCTGCACGATCAGGTGCCCGGTCCGATCGTGCAGTCGCTGCCGCAGCGCAACTGGTTTCCGGCCTGA
- a CDS encoding isochorismatase family protein, whose product MTHVTLRSEFETLIDPYAPVGQVATGFDFTEGPIWHPVDHYLLFSDMPGDVRRRWDARRGVVEVRRPANKCNGMTYDAELNLIVCEHATSSLIRERPDGRREVLASHFGGQELNSPNDVCVHSSSAIYFSDPWYGRMPVYGVERPRQLGFQGVYRLVPGGEPQLVVERTLFDQPNGLCFSPDEKLLYVNDTVQALIRVFDVSADGSLGNPRVFASGIKSELEPGVPDGMKCDQHGNVWVTAPGGIWAYSPRGELLGKVRVPELVANLAWGGPDFRTLYLTATHSVYAIPTKTGPRHEPYMSGKRGGPGASSSAAAPILTDGELRLDPQRCAMIIQDLQNDVVMDGGAFAESGAPVHARQQNVIENVRRLAEAARTRGVVIIHVWFVVEPGAPGVTMNAPLFEGLVDSKAMVRGSWGAAPVSGLEPRPGDFVVEKMRMSAWEGTKLETILKATGRDMIINTGAWTNMSVEHTARTGADKGYFMIVPEDCCSTMNADWHNASINFAMQNVAVVTKAETIIRALG is encoded by the coding sequence ATGACCCACGTCACCTTGCGCAGCGAATTCGAAACCCTGATCGACCCCTATGCGCCGGTCGGCCAGGTCGCCACGGGTTTTGACTTCACGGAAGGGCCGATCTGGCATCCGGTCGATCATTACCTGCTGTTTTCGGACATGCCGGGCGATGTGCGCCGCCGCTGGGACGCGCGGCGCGGCGTCGTCGAGGTCAGACGCCCCGCGAACAAATGCAACGGCATGACCTATGATGCCGAGCTGAACCTGATCGTCTGCGAGCACGCGACGTCCTCGCTCATTCGCGAACGGCCTGATGGCCGGCGCGAGGTGCTCGCCTCGCATTTTGGGGGTCAGGAGCTCAACAGCCCCAACGACGTCTGCGTGCACTCCTCAAGTGCGATCTATTTCAGCGACCCCTGGTATGGGCGCATGCCCGTCTACGGCGTCGAGCGGCCGCGGCAGCTCGGCTTCCAGGGCGTCTATCGCCTCGTGCCTGGCGGCGAGCCGCAGCTCGTGGTCGAGCGCACCCTGTTCGACCAGCCGAACGGGCTGTGCTTCTCGCCGGACGAGAAGCTGCTCTACGTCAACGACACAGTGCAGGCGCTGATCCGCGTGTTCGACGTTAGCGCCGACGGATCGCTCGGCAATCCACGCGTGTTTGCGAGTGGCATCAAGTCGGAGCTCGAACCCGGCGTACCCGACGGCATGAAGTGCGACCAGCATGGCAATGTTTGGGTCACCGCGCCCGGCGGCATCTGGGCCTACTCGCCGAGGGGGGAGCTGCTCGGCAAGGTCCGCGTACCCGAGCTCGTTGCCAATCTCGCCTGGGGCGGGCCGGATTTCCGCACGCTCTATCTGACCGCAACGCATTCGGTCTACGCGATCCCGACCAAGACGGGGCCGCGACACGAGCCCTATATGAGCGGCAAGCGCGGCGGCCCAGGCGCGAGTTCTTCCGCAGCCGCGCCGATCCTGACCGACGGCGAGCTGCGGCTTGACCCACAGCGCTGCGCCATGATCATCCAGGATCTTCAGAATGACGTCGTCATGGATGGCGGCGCCTTTGCCGAGTCCGGCGCCCCCGTTCATGCACGTCAGCAGAACGTGATCGAAAACGTGCGTCGGCTCGCGGAAGCCGCGCGCACCCGTGGCGTTGTCATCATCCATGTCTGGTTCGTGGTTGAGCCGGGCGCGCCCGGCGTCACGATGAACGCGCCGCTGTTCGAGGGGCTGGTCGACAGCAAGGCGATGGTGCGCGGGAGCTGGGGCGCCGCGCCCGTATCAGGCCTCGAGCCGCGGCCCGGCGATTTCGTGGTCGAGAAGATGCGCATGAGCGCATGGGAAGGCACGAAGCTCGAGACGATCCTCAAGGCGACGGGGCGCGACATGATCATCAACACCGGCGCCTGGACCAACATGTCGGTTGAACACACCGCCCGCACCGGTGCGGACAAGGGCTATTTCATGATCGTGCCGGAGGATTGCTGCTCGACCATGAACGCCGACTGGCACAACGCCTCCATCAACTTCGCCATGCAGAACGTCGCCGTCGTCACCAAGGCCGAGACCATCATCAGAGCGCTGGGATGA
- a CDS encoding NAD(P)H-dependent oxidoreductase, translating to MAKLLHLSSSPRADSESSAGAHVFLEGFRQAHPDWDIDVMDLWRERMPEFVGPIVEAKYARMKAQAFNDAQRDSFAEAERMALRFSLAERVLISTPMWNFSIPYKLKQWFDIIIQPGLTFRFDPSQGYFPLLNDRPTLVILASGSDYATGMNRGCIDMATPYLREALRFIGVNDVRFVPIGPTAGPVESIRTAREAAHRRLAETAKRF from the coding sequence GTGGCGAAGCTCCTGCACCTGTCCAGCTCGCCGCGCGCCGACTCCGAATCGAGCGCCGGCGCGCATGTCTTCCTTGAGGGCTTCCGCCAGGCGCACCCGGATTGGGACATCGATGTGATGGACCTCTGGCGGGAGCGCATGCCCGAGTTCGTCGGCCCGATCGTCGAGGCCAAGTATGCGCGCATGAAGGCGCAGGCCTTCAACGACGCGCAACGCGACAGCTTTGCCGAGGCCGAGCGGATGGCGCTACGCTTCTCGCTCGCCGAGCGCGTGCTGATCTCGACGCCGATGTGGAATTTTTCCATCCCCTACAAGCTGAAGCAATGGTTCGACATCATCATCCAGCCCGGCCTGACCTTCCGCTTCGATCCGTCGCAGGGTTATTTTCCGCTGCTGAATGACCGGCCGACGCTGGTGATCCTGGCGAGCGGCAGCGACTATGCGACCGGCATGAACCGCGGCTGCATCGACATGGCGACACCCTATCTGCGCGAAGCGCTGCGCTTCATCGGCGTGAACGACGTGCGCTTCGTGCCGATCGGCCCGACGGCGGGACCGGTCGAGTCGATCCGCACCGCGCGCGAGGCCGCCCATCGCCGCCTCGCCGAGACGGCGAAGCGATTCTGA
- a CDS encoding putative sulfate exporter family transporter: MAQNEASSSAGARPATTAGRLTALIPGVLLCIGIAGISAALEATERHAFAHPYVEALVMAILLGMAVRSFWKPSERWQAGVAFSAKQLLEIAVMLLGASISFAAIAASGVTLLAAIAAVVVVALCVSFGLSRMLGLSTRLSILIACGNSICGNSAIAAVAPIIGASNDEIASSISFTAILGVMMVLGLPLLIPLLQLTATQYGILAGLTVYAVPQVLAATVPAGLVSTQIGTLVKLMRVLMLGPVVVGLSLIASRRQGGTKKTSVGFFRLVPWFILGFLALATLRSLEIVPVTVVGPVTKITSFLTVVSMAALGLGVDVRVLANVGGRVTAAVTLSLMLLLGISIGLVHWFR, encoded by the coding sequence GTGGCCCAGAACGAAGCATCCTCTTCAGCCGGCGCAAGACCGGCGACCACCGCCGGCCGCCTTACGGCGCTGATTCCAGGCGTTCTCCTCTGCATCGGAATTGCCGGCATCTCGGCTGCTCTCGAAGCCACGGAACGGCACGCCTTCGCACATCCCTATGTGGAGGCGCTGGTGATGGCGATCCTGCTGGGCATGGCCGTGCGCAGCTTCTGGAAACCGTCCGAACGCTGGCAGGCCGGCGTCGCCTTCAGCGCCAAGCAGCTCCTCGAAATCGCGGTGATGCTGCTCGGGGCCTCCATCAGCTTTGCCGCGATCGCCGCGTCCGGCGTGACTCTGCTCGCGGCGATCGCCGCGGTGGTCGTGGTCGCGCTCTGCGTCTCGTTTGGCTTAAGCCGCATGCTCGGCCTGTCAACACGGCTGTCGATCCTGATCGCCTGCGGCAATTCCATCTGTGGCAACTCGGCGATCGCCGCCGTGGCGCCGATCATCGGGGCCAGCAATGACGAGATCGCATCCTCGATCTCCTTCACCGCTATCCTTGGCGTGATGATGGTGCTGGGCCTGCCGCTGCTGATCCCGCTCCTGCAACTGACGGCGACGCAATATGGCATCCTCGCAGGGCTGACGGTCTACGCCGTGCCGCAGGTGCTCGCCGCCACCGTGCCGGCGGGGCTGGTCAGCACGCAGATCGGAACACTCGTGAAGCTGATGCGCGTGTTGATGCTGGGGCCGGTCGTCGTCGGCCTCTCGCTCATTGCCTCGCGCCGGCAGGGCGGCACGAAGAAGACCAGCGTCGGCTTCTTCCGGCTCGTGCCCTGGTTCATCCTCGGCTTCCTCGCGCTCGCCACCTTGCGCTCGCTGGAGATCGTGCCGGTGACGGTGGTGGGACCAGTGACGAAGATCACGAGCTTCCTCACGGTGGTGTCGATGGCCGCGCTCGGCCTCGGCGTCGACGTGCGCGTGCTCGCCAATGTCGGGGGACGGGTGACGGCGGCGGTTACGCTGTCGCTGATGTTGCTGCTCGGGATCAGCATCGGACTGGTGCACTGGTTCAGGTGA
- the ald gene encoding alanine dehydrogenase, whose amino-acid sequence MRVGVPKEIKVHEYRVGLTPGAVREYAAAGHEVLVETGAGEGIGAPDEIYRKAGAAIAGNAREVFANSEMIVKVKEPQQSEWTQLRENQILFTYLHLAPDPAQTKGLLASGCTAIAYETVTDADGHLPLLAPMSEVAGRLAIEAAGAALKRSAGGRGVLLGGVPGVQPARVVVLGGGVVGTQAARMAAGLGAEVTVIDRSIPRLRELDDMFLGRVRTRFSTIESVEDEVFSADVVIGAVLVPGASAPKLITRAMLKSMRPGAVLVDVAIDQGGCFETSRPTTHAEPTYEVDGVVHYCVANMPGAVPVTSSQALNNATLPFGLMLAGKGFAAVLENPHLRNGLNVYRGRITNKAVAESLGLPFSPVESSLAA is encoded by the coding sequence ATGCGCGTTGGTGTTCCCAAGGAGATCAAGGTGCACGAATATCGGGTCGGGCTCACTCCGGGGGCGGTTCGTGAATATGCCGCGGCCGGGCATGAAGTCTTGGTCGAGACCGGTGCCGGCGAGGGCATCGGCGCTCCCGACGAGATCTACCGCAAGGCTGGCGCCGCGATTGCGGGCAACGCGCGCGAGGTCTTTGCCAACTCCGAGATGATCGTGAAGGTGAAGGAACCGCAGCAGAGCGAGTGGACGCAGCTTCGCGAGAACCAGATCCTCTTCACCTATCTTCACCTCGCGCCGGATCCTGCGCAGACCAAGGGGCTGCTCGCCTCCGGCTGCACGGCCATTGCCTATGAAACCGTCACTGACGCGGACGGCCACCTCCCTCTGCTCGCGCCAATGAGCGAAGTCGCCGGCCGTCTCGCGATCGAGGCGGCCGGTGCCGCGCTCAAGCGTTCGGCAGGGGGACGCGGCGTGCTGCTCGGCGGCGTGCCCGGCGTGCAGCCGGCGCGTGTCGTCGTGCTCGGCGGCGGGGTCGTGGGAACCCAGGCGGCACGCATGGCGGCGGGCCTTGGCGCCGAGGTCACCGTCATCGATCGTTCCATCCCGCGCCTGCGTGAACTGGACGACATGTTCCTTGGGCGCGTGCGCACGCGGTTCTCCACGATCGAGTCCGTCGAGGACGAGGTGTTTTCCGCCGATGTCGTGATCGGCGCGGTACTGGTGCCCGGTGCGAGCGCTCCGAAATTAATTACGCGCGCGATGCTCAAGTCGATGCGGCCGGGTGCCGTGCTGGTCGACGTTGCGATCGATCAGGGCGGCTGTTTCGAGACCTCGCGTCCGACGACCCATGCCGAGCCGACCTACGAGGTCGATGGCGTCGTGCATTACTGTGTCGCGAACATGCCGGGCGCGGTGCCCGTGACATCGAGCCAGGCGCTGAACAATGCCACGCTGCCCTTCGGGCTGATGCTCGCGGGCAAGGGCTTTGCCGCCGTGCTCGAGAATCCGCATTTGCGCAACGGCCTCAACGTCTATCGCGGCCGCATTACCAACAAGGCGGTAGCGGAGAGCCTCGGTCTGCCGTTCTCGCCGGTCGAGAGCAGCCTGGCGGCGTGA
- a CDS encoding Lrp/AsnC family transcriptional regulator: MALDRKDLAILAELTTNARASHTELANKVGLSSTALARRQKALEDDGYIHGYQAALDLGQFGLTTTVLVRIALESQSEEALKAFEAEVVKCPSVVRCFLMSGTDDYILIVLARDIQDFERIHRTELSRLPRVARVQSSFALREVVNRAVPMVVFAEMKR; the protein is encoded by the coding sequence TTGGCCCTCGACCGAAAAGATCTCGCGATCCTCGCGGAACTCACCACCAATGCGCGAGCCAGTCACACCGAACTCGCCAACAAGGTCGGCCTGTCGAGCACGGCGCTGGCGCGGCGACAGAAGGCGCTGGAGGACGACGGCTATATCCACGGCTACCAGGCCGCGCTCGATCTCGGTCAATTCGGCCTCACCACGACGGTGCTGGTGCGGATCGCGCTGGAGAGCCAGAGCGAGGAGGCGCTGAAGGCCTTCGAGGCGGAGGTGGTGAAGTGCCCCTCCGTCGTGCGCTGCTTCCTGATGTCGGGCACCGACGATTACATCCTGATCGTGCTCGCGCGCGACATCCAGGATTTCGAGCGTATCCACCGTACCGAGTTGTCGCGCCTGCCTCGCGTCGCGCGGGTGCAATCAAGCTTCGCGTTGCGCGAGGTCGTCAACCGCGCCGTGCCGATGGTGGTGTTCGCCGAGATGAAGCGCTAG
- a CDS encoding hydroxyacid dehydrogenase: MPVNTKRVFYVKYLAHPIYVDILKARSDVRLDRIENESPEDFFAPILEASHVYQIGAARDELAPHFHAQAELLKRAPNLLIVSSNGAGFDPVDVEACTAAGVLVVNQSGGNAHSVAEHALAMMLTLSKRIIQSDRRLRRERDVNRNDLIGNEVGGKTVGIVGLGNVGRRIAALCNTILGMKVLAYDPYLSADVMAGRGGEKVELDELLRRSDFVSISCPLTKESRGMIGVREFSLMQPHAYFVTTARGFIHDEDALLQALRDKRIAGAGLDVWSKEPPPPEHPLLQFDNVLASPHTAGVTREARQNMGRIAAEQVLDALDGKRPPRIINPDVWPHYAERFRKTFGVTPG; the protein is encoded by the coding sequence ATGCCCGTCAACACCAAGCGCGTCTTCTACGTCAAATATCTGGCACATCCGATCTATGTCGACATCCTCAAGGCGCGGAGCGACGTCCGGCTCGATCGCATCGAAAATGAAAGCCCCGAAGATTTCTTTGCGCCGATCCTGGAGGCGTCGCACGTCTATCAGATTGGCGCCGCGCGCGACGAGCTCGCGCCGCATTTCCATGCCCAGGCCGAGCTGTTGAAGCGCGCGCCGAACCTGCTGATCGTCTCCTCCAACGGTGCCGGCTTCGATCCGGTCGATGTCGAGGCGTGCACGGCGGCCGGCGTGCTCGTCGTCAACCAGTCCGGCGGTAACGCCCATTCGGTTGCCGAGCATGCGCTCGCGATGATGCTCACGCTATCGAAGCGCATCATCCAGTCGGACCGCCGTCTGCGGCGCGAGCGCGATGTCAACCGCAACGATCTCATCGGCAACGAGGTCGGAGGCAAGACCGTCGGGATCGTCGGGCTCGGCAATGTCGGCCGCCGCATCGCCGCGCTCTGCAACACCATCTTGGGCATGAAGGTCCTGGCTTACGATCCCTACCTCTCGGCAGACGTGATGGCCGGGCGGGGCGGCGAGAAGGTCGAGCTCGACGAACTCCTGCGCCGGTCCGACTTCGTCTCCATCTCCTGTCCGCTGACCAAAGAGAGTCGGGGCATGATCGGCGTGCGCGAGTTTTCGCTGATGCAGCCGCACGCCTATTTCGTCACCACCGCGCGCGGCTTCATCCACGACGAGGACGCGCTGCTGCAGGCCCTGCGCGACAAGCGCATCGCGGGCGCCGGCCTCGACGTCTGGTCCAAGGAGCCGCCGCCGCCCGAGCATCCGCTCCTTCAGTTCGACAACGTGCTGGCGAGCCCGCACACCGCGGGCGTGACCCGGGAGGCCCGCCAGAACATGGGACGGATCGCCGCCGAGCAGGTCCTGGATGCGCTCGATGGCAAGCGGCCGCCACGCATCATCAACCCCGATGTCTGGCCGCATTACGCCGAGCGCTTCCGGAAGACGTTTGGGGTCACGCCAGGATAG